The proteins below are encoded in one region of Streptomyces roseirectus:
- a CDS encoding MmgE/PrpD family protein, with protein MATQERLTRDVAEWAAGQRHATLPAELDRHVRRMILDHLAGVVASSVGPVSAAVAEHAGRMYPGEAATAIGHGRMSALGAALVNGTNGHGIEADEGYTPGSMHPTSVVLPAVFAVAQERGIGVERVTVAAAVGMELACRIAAAGHPATRDNHFHNTPLAGVLGAAAAVSVLLELDAETTAHALGVAASHAGGLFEFLSGSAEVKRLHPGKAARDGIAAADLARAGLTGPVTALEGKDGYFAAYAGTEGRDWHAATVREGLGERWVLLGTYVKPYPCCRHLHGAIDAVLALGTAHTIDPEQVEEIRVGTFDIATRHAGKTLDTVLQAQLSLPYTVATALVRKAVTLTDFGEEARADARVRALADKVVVERDEAADAAYPKTGRPADVTVVLRDGTRLNHRVQHPYGEPANPLSDAALEDKVRGLAVPVIGAERTDALIAAAWSLRSLDFLDELDQAVRPVRAAHERGNPVCV; from the coding sequence ATGGCCACACAGGAACGACTCACCCGGGACGTCGCGGAATGGGCCGCCGGGCAGCGGCACGCCACGCTGCCCGCGGAACTCGACCGGCACGTACGGCGGATGATCCTCGATCACCTCGCCGGAGTCGTCGCCAGCTCGGTCGGCCCGGTCTCGGCCGCGGTCGCCGAGCACGCGGGGCGCATGTATCCCGGAGAGGCGGCCACGGCGATCGGCCACGGCCGGATGTCCGCCCTGGGAGCGGCGCTGGTCAACGGGACCAACGGGCACGGCATCGAGGCCGACGAGGGATACACCCCGGGCAGCATGCACCCCACGTCGGTCGTCCTGCCGGCCGTCTTCGCCGTGGCGCAGGAGCGCGGCATCGGCGTGGAGCGCGTCACGGTCGCGGCGGCCGTGGGGATGGAACTGGCCTGCCGGATCGCGGCGGCCGGACACCCGGCCACCCGCGACAACCACTTCCACAACACCCCCCTCGCGGGCGTGCTGGGCGCCGCCGCGGCCGTGAGCGTCCTGCTGGAACTGGACGCGGAGACCACCGCCCACGCGCTCGGCGTCGCGGCCTCGCACGCCGGCGGCCTCTTCGAGTTCCTCAGCGGCTCCGCCGAGGTCAAGCGGCTCCATCCCGGCAAGGCCGCCCGGGACGGCATAGCCGCCGCCGACCTCGCGCGGGCCGGACTCACCGGACCGGTCACCGCGCTGGAGGGCAAGGACGGCTACTTCGCCGCGTACGCCGGCACGGAGGGCCGCGACTGGCACGCCGCGACGGTCCGGGAGGGGCTCGGCGAGCGGTGGGTGCTCCTCGGCACCTACGTCAAGCCGTACCCCTGCTGCCGCCACCTCCACGGCGCGATCGACGCGGTGCTCGCGCTCGGCACGGCGCACACCATCGACCCCGAGCAGGTCGAGGAGATCCGCGTCGGAACGTTCGACATAGCCACCCGGCACGCAGGGAAGACCCTGGACACCGTGCTCCAGGCACAGCTCAGCCTCCCCTACACGGTGGCGACGGCACTGGTGCGCAAGGCCGTCACCCTCACCGACTTCGGCGAGGAGGCACGGGCCGACGCCCGGGTGCGGGCACTGGCCGACAAGGTCGTCGTCGAACGGGACGAGGCCGCCGACGCCGCCTACCCGAAGACCGGCCGGCCGGCGGACGTGACCGTTGTGCTGCGGGACGGGACACGGCTCAACCACCGGGTCCAGCACCCCTACGGCGAGCCCGCCAACCCCCTCTCCGACGCCGCGCTGGAGGACAAGGTCCGCGGTCTCGCCGTCCCCGTCATCGGTGCGGAACGGACCGACGCGCTCATCGCCGCCGCCTGGAGCCTGCGGTCCCTGGACTTCCTCGACGAACTCGACCAGGCCGTCCGCCCCGTCCGTGCCGCGCACGAGCGCGGGAACCCCGTCTGCGTCTGA
- a CDS encoding ABC transporter ATP-binding protein, with the protein MKVDVRGLELAYGDFVAIRNLDLTIEDGESVVLLGQSGCGKSSTMRCIAGLETPTRGTISIGDTTVFDARHGRAVPAYRRNVGMVFQSYAVWPHKTVLENVEFPLRMQGVAKGDRRRRSLEVLDTVGLAHLADRGASMLSGGQMQRVALARSMAMSPSVLLLDEPLSNLDARLREDLRVELRRIQVEQGLTSMYVTHDQQEALALADRIAVMQDGRITQLGTPEEIYKRPASASIAAFLGVTNVFEAKRGTSERLAELVGHGLSLHTAHDIPSRSASVCIRPEDVRVDLVDTAGPAPAADGSENSFAGTVDVAVFQGSSIRCKVTTDGGLGLEAVCAPPVTGRLDHGARVTVSVAPGNVMVLPETVPEPAVTAVAA; encoded by the coding sequence ATGAAGGTTGACGTACGCGGCCTCGAACTCGCCTACGGCGACTTCGTCGCCATCAGGAATCTCGACCTCACCATCGAGGACGGGGAGTCGGTGGTCCTGCTGGGGCAGTCCGGCTGCGGAAAGTCCAGCACCATGCGGTGCATCGCGGGCCTGGAGACGCCCACCCGGGGGACGATCTCGATCGGCGACACCACCGTCTTCGACGCGCGACACGGTCGAGCGGTGCCCGCCTACCGGCGCAATGTCGGCATGGTCTTCCAGTCCTACGCGGTGTGGCCGCACAAGACGGTGCTGGAGAACGTGGAGTTCCCGCTGCGGATGCAGGGCGTCGCCAAGGGCGACCGGCGCCGCAGGAGCCTGGAGGTGCTGGACACCGTCGGCCTGGCCCACCTCGCCGACCGGGGCGCGAGCATGCTCAGCGGCGGTCAGATGCAGCGCGTCGCACTGGCCCGTTCGATGGCGATGTCGCCCAGCGTGCTGCTGCTGGACGAACCCTTGTCGAACCTGGACGCCCGGCTCCGCGAGGACCTGCGCGTCGAACTCCGCCGTATCCAGGTCGAACAGGGCCTGACCAGCATGTACGTGACACACGATCAGCAGGAGGCGCTCGCCCTCGCCGACCGGATCGCCGTCATGCAGGACGGCCGTATCACCCAGCTGGGCACCCCGGAGGAGATCTACAAGCGCCCCGCCAGCGCGTCCATCGCGGCCTTCCTCGGCGTGACGAACGTCTTCGAGGCCAAGCGGGGGACATCGGAGCGGCTTGCCGAACTCGTCGGACACGGTCTGTCGTTGCACACCGCGCACGACATACCGAGCCGGTCGGCCAGCGTGTGCATCCGCCCCGAGGACGTCCGGGTCGACCTCGTCGACACCGCCGGGCCCGCGCCGGCCGCCGACGGCAGCGAGAACTCCTTCGCGGGCACCGTCGACGTCGCCGTCTTCCAGGGGTCGTCCATCCGGTGCAAGGTCACCACCGACGGCGGGCTCGGTCTGGAGGCCGTCTGCGCGCCCCCGGTGACCGGCCGGCTCGACCACGGCGCCCGGGTCACCGTCAGCGTCGCCCCCGGGAACGTGATGGTGCTGCCCGAGACCGTGCCCGAGCCCGCCGTGACGGCGGTGGCCGCATGA
- a CDS encoding ABC transporter permease, with protein sequence MSTTLVKPEASTAEPRRGTRRPFRRGPGRWTRLVGLPLLAAVGFLVLVPAGFIVLAAFSEKVPRPGSIGLDLTVDNFRVLADAGVLEAAGNSVLIAVCATVSALVIGGFLAFVTARTDIRCKSFVFLIGLMPMFLPSYVGALAWAILGSPGAGLINTGFRDLGMTGPVDIYSVPGVVMVMALYYAPYAFLMMHSAMSMMNPDLEDAAGTHGGSTWRTVRSVTLPLALPAILGSGLLIFVLIFENFAVSQVLASPGGINTLPTFVYTLMNATPSRGNEAAAVAVVLVAAVVAVTLAQRRVLAKRSFTTVSGKGVKPRTLRLGRLRTPALLAALLYFVLSIVAPLLGLLLSAVRTSPYMSSFGSLTEPGALNITSFVTAVTSDAFVKAAGNSVLVSLLAALGGTVLAFLAGYVVYRTKAVARGALETVSMIPLAIPAVVLGIGLLWTWLVMPVPVYGTLWVLIIGFVAVQMPQGFRGIASAIQSTDRDLEDSAVLLGAPRLRAISFVTLPLLRVAVSSTFLLLLMLSMRELTVPLFLYTTDTETLSIAIYDQFENGGALREASATALVYCLIMFVLSYLPRRLGAKKGAHGA encoded by the coding sequence ATGAGCACGACCCTCGTGAAGCCGGAGGCGTCCACCGCCGAGCCGCGGCGCGGGACGCGGCGTCCCTTCCGCCGTGGCCCGGGGCGGTGGACCAGGCTGGTCGGGCTGCCGCTGCTGGCGGCCGTCGGCTTCCTCGTCCTGGTCCCGGCCGGGTTCATCGTGCTCGCCGCGTTCAGCGAGAAGGTTCCCCGGCCCGGCTCCATCGGCCTCGACCTCACTGTGGACAACTTTCGGGTGCTCGCCGATGCCGGTGTCCTCGAAGCGGCCGGCAACTCGGTCCTCATCGCGGTCTGCGCGACCGTGTCCGCCCTGGTCATCGGCGGCTTCCTGGCGTTCGTGACGGCCCGGACCGACATCCGGTGCAAGAGCTTCGTCTTCCTCATCGGGCTCATGCCGATGTTCCTGCCGTCCTATGTCGGCGCCCTGGCCTGGGCGATCCTCGGCAGCCCCGGCGCCGGGCTGATCAACACCGGCTTCCGTGACCTCGGCATGACCGGGCCCGTCGACATCTACTCCGTGCCGGGCGTCGTCATGGTCATGGCCCTGTACTACGCCCCGTACGCGTTCTTGATGATGCACAGCGCGATGTCGATGATGAACCCCGACCTGGAGGACGCGGCCGGCACGCACGGCGGCTCGACCTGGCGGACCGTCCGCTCGGTCACGCTGCCCCTCGCCCTGCCCGCCATCCTCGGCTCCGGTCTGCTGATCTTCGTCCTGATCTTCGAGAACTTCGCCGTCTCCCAGGTCCTGGCCTCGCCCGGCGGCATCAACACCCTGCCCACGTTCGTCTACACGCTGATGAACGCCACCCCCTCGCGCGGCAACGAGGCGGCGGCCGTGGCCGTCGTGCTGGTCGCCGCCGTCGTGGCCGTCACCCTCGCGCAGCGCCGCGTCCTCGCCAAGCGGTCCTTCACGACCGTCTCGGGCAAGGGCGTCAAGCCGCGTACCCTGCGGCTGGGCCGGCTGCGGACCCCGGCGCTGCTGGCGGCCCTGCTCTACTTCGTCCTGTCCATCGTCGCCCCGCTGCTCGGGCTGCTCCTCTCGGCCGTCCGCACCTCGCCGTACATGAGTTCCTTCGGCAGCCTCACCGAGCCGGGAGCGTTGAACATCACCTCGTTCGTCACGGCGGTGACGTCCGACGCCTTCGTCAAGGCCGCGGGCAACAGCGTTCTCGTCTCGCTGCTCGCCGCCCTCGGCGGAACGGTCCTGGCCTTCCTCGCCGGCTACGTCGTGTACCGCACCAAGGCCGTCGCACGCGGAGCCCTGGAGACCGTCTCCATGATCCCGCTCGCCATCCCGGCGGTCGTGCTCGGCATCGGCCTGCTGTGGACGTGGCTGGTCATGCCGGTGCCGGTGTACGGGACGCTGTGGGTGCTGATCATCGGCTTCGTGGCCGTGCAGATGCCCCAGGGGTTCCGCGGGATCGCGTCCGCCATCCAGTCCACCGACCGCGACCTGGAGGACAGCGCCGTGCTGCTCGGCGCCCCTCGCCTGCGGGCGATCTCCTTCGTCACGCTGCCACTGCTGCGCGTCGCCGTCTCCTCGACCTTCCTGCTGCTGCTCATGCTCAGCATGCGCGAGCTGACCGTCCCGCTCTTCCTCTACACCACCGACACCGAGACCCTGTCCATCGCCATCTACGACCAGTTCGAGAACGGCGGAGCGCTGCGCGAGGCATCGGCGACCGCGCTCGTCTACTGCCTGATCATGTTCGTCCTCAGCTACCTGCCGCGCCGCCTCGGCGCGAAGAAGGGGGCCCACGGTGCCTGA
- a CDS encoding ABC transporter substrate-binding protein — MPEPVRHLNRRGLLAVLGAGLLGTVTACGDLEDTKARTAAELLAKPAIDTSDGLRVDGELIADQKLYQAARKDTAVLYSGTGQEAEELTVARFEADTGIRVRLTRLPTNKLAERALSEQGAGRLKAGVIRITDPLVAREFAEAGVYVPYRTPFHDRLPRGTALTSDRYWAGYYIVNAMGYNSAVITDDPPTGWQDLTDPRHKGKLGVVAITTGGSVKALARFQIEEFGAGYLRAQARNRARVFDSTSTEVDALARGEIAIASLSFNNAFAAQAAGAPIKLVVPEEGVAGAPTPLGVTEQGLKSPAARVFANWSVSREGQRFAASQGFIAARTDIGRTRAGAYQLPTADSPRAHLLTEDQMERHSKADERVWRKAFDHLG, encoded by the coding sequence GTGCCTGAGCCCGTACGCCACCTGAACCGACGCGGGCTCCTCGCCGTGCTCGGGGCCGGCCTGCTCGGCACGGTCACCGCCTGCGGCGACCTCGAGGACACGAAGGCGCGGACGGCCGCGGAACTGCTCGCGAAGCCGGCCATCGACACGTCCGACGGACTGCGCGTCGACGGGGAGCTGATCGCCGACCAGAAGCTGTACCAGGCCGCGCGGAAGGACACCGCCGTCCTCTACTCCGGCACCGGGCAGGAGGCGGAGGAACTCACCGTGGCCCGGTTCGAGGCGGACACCGGCATCAGGGTCCGGCTCACCCGGCTCCCCACCAACAAACTCGCCGAGCGCGCGCTGTCGGAACAGGGCGCGGGCCGGCTCAAGGCCGGCGTCATCCGCATCACCGACCCCCTCGTGGCCCGCGAGTTCGCCGAGGCGGGGGTGTACGTCCCCTACCGCACGCCCTTCCACGACCGCCTGCCCCGAGGGACCGCGCTCACCAGCGACCGCTACTGGGCGGGCTACTACATCGTCAACGCGATGGGCTACAACTCCGCCGTCATCACCGACGACCCGCCCACCGGCTGGCAGGACCTCACCGACCCCCGCCACAAGGGGAAGCTCGGCGTCGTCGCCATCACGACCGGCGGCAGCGTCAAGGCCCTCGCGCGCTTCCAGATCGAGGAGTTCGGCGCCGGCTACCTGCGGGCCCAGGCGCGCAACCGGGCACGCGTCTTCGACTCCACCTCGACCGAGGTCGACGCCCTCGCCCGCGGCGAGATCGCGATCGCCTCCCTGAGCTTCAACAACGCCTTCGCCGCCCAGGCCGCGGGCGCTCCCATCAAGCTCGTCGTCCCCGAGGAAGGCGTCGCCGGCGCCCCCACACCGCTCGGCGTCACCGAGCAGGGACTGAAGAGCCCCGCCGCGCGGGTCTTCGCGAACTGGTCGGTGTCGCGGGAAGGACAGCGTTTCGCCGCCTCGCAGGGCTTCATCGCCGCGCGGACCGACATCGGCCGGACCAGGGCGGGCGCGTACCAGCTTCCCACGG